Proteins encoded together in one Polaribacter reichenbachii window:
- a CDS encoding circularly permuted type 2 ATP-grasp protein, translating to MKAPTSLPIFSSYEFDSRFYDEIFTNNNEVREVYKTLFNLFSEYSVNDFVNLNDKAKDAFFNQGITFQVYSDQETKEKIFPFDLFPRIIGHEEWCKIERGALQRSKALNLFLWDLYHDQKIIKQGIVPKELIDSSANYLKQMQGFNPPGGVYNHVSGTDLIKHLDGEYYVLEDNIRCPSGVSYVVGNRSALKRTLFGVFNHYQSYNVSDYGENLLEVIESVKPKGVDLPKCVVLTPGVYNSAYYEHSFLAKQMGVELVEGRDLFIENDFVYMKTIKGLERVDVIYRRVDDLFIDPLEFNKDSLLGVPGLFKCYMKGKVCLVNAPGTGVADDKAIYTYMPQIIKYYLDEEPILNNVHTYHCSRPDELKYVLENVDKLVIKPVDESGGYGISIGNKLTKEEIEKVKVTIKESPRKYIAQPIMSLSTHPTYIEEENSFEPRHVDLRTFTLLGKDVDFVLKGGLTRVALKRGNLVVNSSQGGGSKDTWVLKK from the coding sequence TTGAAAGCACCAACAAGTTTACCAATTTTTTCTTCTTATGAATTTGATTCAAGATTTTATGATGAAATTTTTACAAATAATAACGAAGTAAGAGAAGTTTATAAAACACTTTTTAATTTATTTAGCGAATACTCTGTAAATGATTTTGTGAATTTAAATGATAAAGCAAAAGATGCTTTTTTTAATCAAGGAATTACATTTCAGGTATATAGCGATCAAGAAACAAAAGAGAAAATTTTCCCTTTCGATTTATTCCCAAGAATTATTGGCCATGAAGAATGGTGTAAAATAGAAAGAGGCGCTTTGCAACGAAGTAAAGCTTTAAATCTTTTTTTATGGGATTTATATCATGATCAGAAAATTATAAAACAAGGTATTGTACCTAAAGAACTTATAGATTCTTCTGCCAATTATTTAAAGCAAATGCAAGGGTTTAATCCTCCAGGAGGTGTATATAACCACGTTTCTGGTACAGATTTAATAAAACATTTAGATGGTGAGTATTATGTTTTAGAAGATAATATTAGATGTCCTTCTGGTGTAAGTTATGTAGTTGGTAATAGATCTGCATTAAAAAGAACATTATTTGGGGTTTTTAATCATTATCAATCTTATAACGTTTCTGATTATGGAGAAAATTTATTAGAAGTTATAGAATCTGTTAAACCAAAAGGTGTCGATTTACCTAAATGTGTGGTTTTAACACCTGGAGTTTATAATTCAGCTTACTATGAGCATTCTTTTTTAGCTAAACAAATGGGAGTAGAGCTTGTTGAAGGGCGAGATTTATTCATAGAAAACGACTTTGTTTATATGAAAACCATTAAAGGCTTAGAAAGAGTAGATGTTATTTACAGAAGAGTAGATGATTTATTTATAGATCCATTAGAGTTTAATAAAGATTCTTTATTAGGTGTACCTGGTTTATTTAAATGTTATATGAAAGGTAAAGTTTGTTTGGTAAATGCACCTGGAACTGGAGTTGCAGATGATAAAGCAATTTACACATATATGCCTCAGATTATAAAATATTATTTAGATGAAGAACCAATTTTAAATAATGTACACACTTATCATTGTAGCAGACCAGATGAGTTAAAATACGTTTTAGAAAATGTAGATAAGTTGGTAATTAAACCTGTGGATGAATCTGGCGGATATGGAATATCTATTGGTAATAAATTAACCAAAGAAGAAATAGAAAAAGTAAAAGTAACTATAAAAGAAAGCCCTAGAAAATATATTGCACAGCCAATTATGTCTCTTTCTACACACCCAACATATATAGAAGAAGAAAACTCATTTGAGCCAAGACACGTAGATTTAAGAACTTTTACATTGTTAGGTAAAGATGTAGATTTTGTTTTAAAAGGAGGTTTAACAAGAGTTGCGTTAAAACGAGGGAATTTAGTAGTGAATTCATCACAAGGAGGAGGATCTAAAGATACTTGGGTATTAAAAAAATAA
- a CDS encoding alpha-E domain-containing protein, with the protein MLARVANNLFWMGRYIERSEHLARYMNVNYFSSLDAPNDISQSRQFVLRSMLFVADEEEIKDIKELDEQEVLFDIGLNPDKPFSIVSSINNAQQNANGARDLISTELYESINTLKRTVNNYDKNIFVKNGLFDFTTMVTTNVASLRTKIRGTLLHDEVYAIIMLGIYIERANQVIRIINSKYNDALIEKVNFGSSLTKSYEWTTLLKCVESYDMMRRYYRKVPTSHTVLDFLILNPHCPRSIMNSLKCIDSYIGYLSKEEFPDKDSAAFLIGKLKYEHMFKTIEDVQGDLKGFIEKLVDDLSLVGEKMDKDYFSLY; encoded by the coding sequence ATGTTAGCAAGAGTAGCCAATAATTTATTTTGGATGGGACGTTATATAGAGCGTTCAGAACATTTAGCGAGGTATATGAATGTAAATTATTTTTCTTCATTAGATGCTCCTAACGATATATCTCAATCTAGACAATTTGTATTACGTTCTATGCTTTTTGTAGCAGATGAAGAAGAAATAAAAGATATTAAAGAATTAGATGAGCAAGAGGTTTTGTTTGATATTGGTTTAAATCCTGATAAACCATTTTCTATAGTTTCTTCGATTAATAATGCACAGCAAAATGCAAACGGAGCAAGAGATTTAATATCAACAGAACTATACGAATCTATAAATACTTTAAAAAGAACTGTAAATAATTACGACAAAAACATTTTTGTAAAAAATGGTTTATTCGATTTTACAACAATGGTAACCACAAATGTGGCTTCTTTACGAACAAAAATTAGAGGAACATTATTACATGATGAGGTGTATGCAATTATTATGCTGGGTATTTACATAGAAAGAGCAAACCAAGTAATTAGAATTATTAATTCTAAATATAATGATGCTTTAATAGAAAAAGTAAATTTTGGAAGTTCGCTTACTAAAAGTTACGAATGGACAACTTTATTAAAGTGTGTAGAATCTTATGATATGATGCGTAGATACTACAGAAAAGTACCTACAAGTCATACAGTTTTAGACTTTTTAATATTAAACCCACACTGCCCAAGATCTATAATGAATTCCTTAAAATGTATAGATAGCTATATTGGTTATTTATCTAAAGAAGAATTTCCGGATAAAGATTCTGCCGCATTTTTAATTGGTAAATTAAAATACGAACACATGTTTAAAACCATAGAAGATGTACAAGGAGATTTAAAAGGATTTATCGAAAAATTAGTAGACGATTTATCTTTAGTAGGCGAAAAAATGGATAAAGATTATTTTTCTTTATACTAA
- the mnmE gene encoding tRNA uridine-5-carboxymethylaminomethyl(34) synthesis GTPase MnmE has protein sequence MIKNDTIIALATPAGVGAIAVIRLSGENAITIADAFFKSIKKGKTLKNQKSHTIHLGHIVDNNIVLDEVLVSVFKNPNSYTGENVVEISCHGSSFIQQEIIQLFLKNGCRMADNGEFTMRAFLNGKMDLSQAEAVADVIASNSAASHQMAIQQMRGGITNELKELRGQLLDFAALIELELDFSGEDVEFADRTRFKELVSKITFVLKRLIDSFSFGNAMKNGIPVAIIGEPNVGKSTLLNALLNEEKAIVSDIAGTTRDAIEDEIIIDGVAFRFIDTAGIRETKDVVESIGIKKAYEKAENAQLIIFLIDANKYAYSREDFLAEINTIKNRFPNKRLLVIANKIDTLSCHDSSILQSEIENLIVLSAKNKSGIDELKKELTALVNIGALSNNETIVTNSRHFEALNNALIAITSVQQGIDLEISTDLFSIDIRECLRHLGAITGDYDVDKDILGHIFSNFCIGK, from the coding sequence ATGATTAAAAACGATACTATTATTGCTTTAGCAACACCTGCAGGAGTTGGAGCAATTGCTGTAATTAGACTTTCTGGAGAAAATGCAATAACTATTGCTGATGCTTTTTTTAAATCGATAAAAAAAGGAAAAACATTAAAAAATCAGAAATCTCATACTATTCATTTAGGACATATTGTTGATAATAATATTGTTTTAGATGAAGTTTTGGTATCCGTTTTTAAAAATCCAAATTCGTATACTGGCGAAAATGTAGTTGAAATTTCTTGTCACGGATCTAGTTTTATTCAGCAAGAAATTATTCAGTTATTTTTAAAAAATGGTTGTAGAATGGCTGATAATGGCGAGTTTACAATGCGTGCTTTTTTAAATGGAAAAATGGATTTAAGTCAGGCAGAAGCTGTAGCAGATGTTATTGCTTCTAATTCTGCTGCCAGTCATCAAATGGCAATTCAACAAATGCGAGGAGGAATCACAAACGAGCTTAAAGAATTAAGAGGTCAGCTTTTAGATTTTGCTGCTTTAATAGAATTAGAACTCGATTTTTCTGGTGAAGATGTAGAATTTGCAGACAGAACAAGATTTAAAGAATTAGTATCAAAAATTACTTTTGTTTTAAAACGTTTAATTGATAGTTTTTCTTTTGGTAATGCTATGAAAAACGGAATTCCTGTTGCTATTATTGGCGAACCAAATGTTGGGAAATCTACTTTATTAAACGCACTTTTAAACGAAGAAAAAGCCATAGTTTCTGATATTGCTGGTACTACAAGAGATGCCATAGAAGACGAAATTATTATTGATGGTGTTGCTTTTCGATTTATAGACACAGCAGGAATTAGAGAAACTAAAGATGTTGTAGAAAGTATTGGTATAAAAAAAGCCTATGAAAAAGCAGAAAATGCACAGTTAATTATTTTCTTAATCGATGCAAATAAATACGCATATTCTAGAGAAGATTTTTTAGCAGAAATTAACACTATTAAAAACCGTTTTCCAAACAAACGTTTGTTAGTTATTGCCAATAAAATTGATACTTTATCTTGCCACGATTCATCAATTTTACAAAGCGAAATAGAAAATCTTATTGTACTATCAGCAAAAAATAAATCAGGCATAGACGAACTTAAAAAAGAATTAACTGCTTTAGTTAATATAGGGGCTTTAAGCAATAACGAAACAATTGTTACCAATTCACGTCATTTTGAAGCGTTAAATAATGCTCTAATTGCCATAACTTCTGTACAACAAGGTATTGATTTAGAAATATCAACAGATTTATTTTCTATAGATATTAGAGAATGTTTACGCCATTTAGGAGCCATCACTGGAGATTATGATGTAGATAAAGATATCTTAGGTCATATTTTTTCTAATTTTTGTATCGGTAAGTAA
- a CDS encoding mechanosensitive ion channel family protein: MDKIIEKLETWRDIFLKNIPNIAIAIVVVLIAYFASRAINSFISKNLRNRIKQESVRNLVSRVASAVIFLLGLYIAMTVLKFDGTLKTIVSAAGVSGIVVGLALQGTLSNTISGVVLSFRHNLNIGNWVETNGYAGEVIDINLNYFVIREADNNTVVIPNKTILENPFKNYSLTTQMRIAIECGVEYGADLEMVEKLTKQTIQDNFNQKEIGKNVEFYYTEFGDSSINFLCRFWVDSQNALQKLKAKSNAIIQIKKAFDKENINIPFPIRTLEFTNKLNVKNDIAKQHMSSN, encoded by the coding sequence ATGGATAAAATAATAGAAAAACTAGAAACCTGGAGAGACATATTTTTAAAAAACATACCCAATATTGCAATTGCAATTGTTGTTGTACTAATAGCATATTTTGCATCTAGAGCTATAAATAGCTTTATTTCAAAAAATTTAAGAAATAGAATTAAGCAAGAATCTGTTAGAAATTTAGTCTCTAGAGTGGCATCTGCTGTAATTTTTCTATTAGGTTTATATATTGCTATGACTGTTTTAAAATTCGATGGCACTTTAAAAACTATTGTTTCTGCAGCTGGTGTTTCTGGTATTGTTGTTGGTTTAGCCTTACAAGGCACATTATCTAACACAATTTCTGGTGTTGTTTTATCTTTTAGACACAATTTAAATATTGGTAATTGGGTAGAAACCAATGGTTATGCAGGTGAAGTTATAGATATAAATTTAAACTATTTTGTAATTAGAGAAGCAGATAATAATACAGTTGTTATACCTAATAAAACCATTTTAGAGAATCCTTTTAAGAATTACTCTTTAACAACACAAATGAGAATTGCTATAGAATGTGGTGTGGAATATGGAGCAGATTTAGAAATGGTAGAAAAATTAACAAAACAAACCATTCAAGATAATTTTAATCAAAAAGAAATTGGTAAAAATGTTGAGTTCTACTACACAGAGTTTGGTGATAGCTCTATTAATTTTTTATGTAGATTTTGGGTAGATTCCCAAAATGCATTACAAAAATTAAAAGCAAAAAGTAATGCCATAATTCAAATTAAAAAAGCTTTTGATAAGGAAAATATTAATATTCCTTTCCCAATAAGAACTTTAGAATTTACAAATAAATTAAATGTTAAGAATGATATTGCAAAACAGCATATGTCATCAAACTAA
- a CDS encoding Dps family protein, whose protein sequence is MDYLNIDNQKILPVVSELNVLLADYHVYYQKLRNFHWNILGKNFFDLHNKFEEMYNDTRLKIDEIAERIVTLKYHPISKLSDYIEVSKIKESSPLLSDYEMVSEIIEDHKIILEQFGKVVDRAEKAKDEGTLDLIGAYIRELEKSTWMLNAWSKDTKEELNTSFVK, encoded by the coding sequence ATGGATTACCTTAACATAGACAATCAAAAAATTTTACCAGTAGTATCAGAATTAAATGTATTACTCGCAGATTACCACGTGTATTATCAGAAATTAAGAAATTTTCACTGGAACATTTTAGGCAAAAACTTTTTTGACTTACACAATAAGTTCGAAGAAATGTATAATGATACTCGACTTAAGATTGATGAAATTGCAGAACGAATTGTAACGCTTAAATACCACCCAATTAGCAAATTGTCAGATTATATCGAAGTTTCCAAAATTAAAGAATCATCACCCTTGTTATCTGATTACGAAATGGTTAGCGAAATAATTGAAGATCATAAAATTATCTTAGAACAATTTGGAAAAGTTGTAGACAGAGCTGAAAAAGCGAAAGACGAAGGTACTTTAGATTTAATTGGTGCTTACATCAGAGAGTTAGAAAAATCTACTTGGATGTTAAATGCTTGGTCTAAAGACACCAAAGAAGAATTAAATACCAGTTTTGTGAAGTAG
- a CDS encoding DUF4870 domain-containing protein: MKEDKQLLVLTHLSQLLDFVTGIGGFIVPLVLWLTKKDEIINMDAHGKAIINFRISMFIYILICIPLILLLGLGVLGLIAIGIFYLIFPITNAIKASNGEEPNYPFSINIIK; encoded by the coding sequence ATGAAAGAAGATAAACAACTATTAGTTTTAACACATTTAAGTCAGTTATTAGATTTTGTAACTGGTATTGGTGGCTTTATTGTGCCATTAGTGTTATGGCTAACTAAGAAGGATGAAATTATAAATATGGATGCACATGGTAAAGCAATTATCAATTTTAGAATATCGATGTTTATTTACATTTTAATCTGTATTCCATTAATTTTATTATTAGGATTAGGAGTTTTAGGATTAATAGCTATCGGAATTTTCTATTTAATTTTTCCGATAACAAATGCTATAAAGGCAAGTAATGGAGAAGAACCCAATTATCCTTTTTCGATAAATATTATAAAATAA
- a CDS encoding DUF4268 domain-containing protein has translation MFSKEEAAQIRKLFWTSFGKSFPRKWLLYNTKIKGFSFKFVADRKKAMVCLDIENPDELVNLLYYDQLLSLKTLLETELPEVIFDDDYLLESGKTIHRIYVTLDKKFSIYNKNTWRDCYEFYVETMEKFELFFYEYEDVIKNI, from the coding sequence ATGTTCTCTAAAGAAGAAGCTGCACAAATTCGTAAACTATTCTGGACAAGTTTTGGAAAATCTTTTCCAAGAAAATGGCTTTTATACAATACCAAAATAAAAGGTTTTTCTTTTAAGTTTGTTGCTGATAGAAAAAAAGCAATGGTTTGTTTGGATATCGAAAATCCGGATGAATTGGTAAATCTTTTGTATTATGATCAATTACTTTCTTTAAAAACGCTGTTAGAAACTGAACTACCAGAAGTAATTTTTGATGACGATTACCTCTTGGAAAGTGGTAAAACCATTCACAGAATATATGTTACTTTGGATAAAAAATTCAGTATTTATAACAAAAACACGTGGCGAGATTGCTATGAATTTTATGTTGAAACTATGGAAAAGTTTGAACTCTTCTTTTATGAATACGAAGATGTTATCAAAAATATTTAA
- a CDS encoding tRNA-(ms[2]io[6]A)-hydroxylase codes for MLGLQFETETSWAEIAKVNLQQILTDHAFLEQKAASNAVSIIINYSEETELVKEMSNIAIEEMQHFKMVHLLMVKRGMVLGREQKNDYAVRLQKFFPKTKDRTNALIQRLLVAALIEARSCERFKVFSENMEDEELQKFYKNLMISEANHYTTFLQFAREYQDRAIVDEKWNALLKFEAELMKERGNLAKIHG; via the coding sequence ATGTTAGGCTTACAATTCGAAACAGAAACTTCTTGGGCAGAAATTGCAAAAGTAAATTTGCAACAAATTTTAACAGATCACGCTTTTTTAGAACAAAAAGCAGCCTCTAATGCAGTATCAATTATCATTAATTATTCTGAAGAAACAGAATTAGTTAAAGAAATGAGCAATATTGCAATAGAAGAAATGCAACATTTTAAAATGGTGCATTTATTAATGGTAAAAAGAGGAATGGTTTTAGGGCGAGAACAGAAAAATGATTACGCTGTTCGATTACAAAAATTTTTCCCAAAAACGAAAGATAGAACCAATGCTTTAATTCAGCGTTTATTAGTTGCAGCTCTAATAGAAGCTAGAAGTTGTGAGCGTTTTAAGGTTTTTTCTGAAAATATGGAAGATGAAGAATTGCAAAAATTCTATAAAAACTTAATGATTTCTGAAGCCAATCATTATACAACTTTTTTACAATTTGCAAGAGAATATCAAGATAGAGCAATTGTTGACGAAAAATGGAATGCTTTATTAAAATTTGAAGCAGAATTGATGAAAGAAAGAGGGAATTTAGCTAAAATTCACGGGTAA
- a CDS encoding DEAD/DEAH box helicase — protein sequence MANNIKNQEDILAKLNIYELNEMQNEAISVIDKTTNTIILSPTGTGKTLAFLLPTLKLIDPENKDIQVLILVPSRELAIQIEQVIREMGTGFKVNAVYGGRSMAKDKIEIKHTPSILIGTPGRISDHFANDRFSKESIKTLILDEFDKSLEVGFEYEMRGIINQLPNINKRILTSATQDAEIPDFVKLNKPTTINYLTGKKSKKLDIKIVASEAKNKNETLLNLLKHIGNKPGIIFCNLKSSIEHVSEFLSKNKIAHSCFSGGMEQRDRERSLIKFRNGSSQILLATDLAARGIDIPEMKYIIHYELPQRIEEFTHRNGRTARVDAKGTAYVLKWQKEILPEFIKGSTNADISNKQKLKPIFWETLFVSGGRKDKISKGDIAGLFFKKGNLNKDQLGAIELKQDCAFVAVPVSEVKRLTESLNNVRLKNKKVRVFTV from the coding sequence ATGGCAAATAACATTAAAAATCAAGAAGATATTTTAGCAAAATTAAATATTTATGAGTTGAATGAAATGCAGAACGAAGCAATTTCTGTTATTGATAAAACTACAAATACTATTATTCTTTCGCCTACAGGTACTGGTAAAACTTTAGCTTTTCTTTTGCCAACTCTAAAGTTGATAGATCCTGAAAATAAAGATATTCAGGTTTTAATATTAGTGCCATCAAGAGAATTAGCCATTCAAATTGAGCAGGTTATTAGAGAAATGGGAACAGGTTTTAAAGTAAATGCTGTTTATGGAGGGCGTTCTATGGCTAAAGATAAAATAGAAATTAAACATACACCAAGTATTTTAATTGGTACTCCAGGTAGAATTTCTGATCATTTTGCAAACGATCGTTTTTCTAAAGAAAGTATTAAAACTTTAATTTTAGATGAGTTTGATAAATCTTTAGAAGTTGGTTTTGAATATGAAATGAGAGGTATTATTAATCAATTGCCAAATATTAATAAGCGAATTTTAACATCAGCAACACAAGATGCAGAAATTCCTGATTTTGTAAAATTGAATAAACCAACTACAATAAATTACTTAACAGGTAAAAAATCTAAGAAATTAGATATTAAGATAGTTGCATCAGAAGCAAAAAATAAAAATGAAACGCTTTTAAATTTACTAAAACATATAGGTAATAAACCTGGAATTATTTTCTGTAATTTAAAAAGTAGTATTGAGCACGTAAGTGAATTTTTAAGTAAAAATAAAATAGCCCATTCTTGCTTTTCTGGAGGTATGGAACAAAGAGATCGTGAGCGTTCTTTAATTAAGTTTAGAAATGGATCTAGTCAAATTTTGTTGGCTACAGATTTAGCTGCAAGAGGTATAGATATTCCAGAAATGAAATACATTATTCATTATGAATTACCACAAAGAATAGAAGAATTTACACACAGAAATGGACGAACTGCAAGAGTTGATGCAAAAGGAACTGCTTATGTTTTAAAATGGCAAAAAGAAATTTTACCAGAATTTATAAAAGGTTCTACAAATGCAGATATTTCTAATAAGCAAAAATTAAAACCTATTTTTTGGGAAACTTTGTTTGTTTCTGGTGGTAGAAAAGATAAAATTTCTAAAGGTGATATTGCTGGTTTATTCTTTAAAAAAGGAAACCTAAATAAAGATCAATTAGGTGCTATTGAATTAAAACAAGATTGTGCATTTGTTGCTGTACCCGTTTCTGAAGTTAAAAGATTAACAGAAAGTTTAAATAATGTTCGTTTAAAAAATAAAAAAGTTAGAGTTTTTACTGTCTAA
- a CDS encoding SulP family inorganic anion transporter, which translates to MKKQSTFKTFLSEIPQNLFSGFVVSLIALPLGLGLALASGAPPISGIIAAIVGGIVVSIIGGSNVTITGPGNGLVVVILAAITTLGNGDMQQGFLYTLAAVVVSGIIMIILGFLRMGSLGDFFPSSAIQGMLAAIGIGIFAKQIHVMFGNTTAKGSIIELLLQIPSGFIKFIKTDSNSMFYAGLVGILSLLIMIFYGKIRNRYLKLIPAPMWIVILSIGFYSYFEYFSNANYPIDKHLLINLPNDVLSKFAFPDFGKIYEFDFISAVISITLVASIESLLSIKAVDKLDTLKRRSNVNKDIRALGIATVISGFLGGLNVVTVIARSSVNVNNKGSNRSANFFHASFLILFILLFAAQLRKIPLPALAAILVFTGYKLASPENIIKVFKVGKEQLVIFLITLLTTIATSLISGILVGIFATFIIHIMINKNAELFFKNVVKPNVLMFKEDDIYYVSVKNFSSFLNYTKLKSKLNQIPETEEAIIDFSMCDFVDDSVMENMSNYAESFTRKGGHFEVIGLDDAESKSNHPFALRKIIPKQMSSLNKVFTKRQGSIEDISKKLNWQYDAFSDVEMKELPNFGYFKTRKIQKVSNVLSNNSSTIFDVHFSEGELIAKRLVKTTMMHIHTKKEIPNFTLDKENLFEHILHFVGYDDIDLDNHPDFSRRFYLSGKNENKIKDFFTDDLILFFESNQQYHISATEKGLLVFGSERLASVKEIKALAYFGIGLQKIIA; encoded by the coding sequence ATGAAAAAACAGAGTACTTTTAAAACATTTTTATCAGAAATACCTCAAAATTTATTTTCAGGATTTGTAGTTTCTTTAATTGCGCTGCCTTTAGGTTTAGGTTTAGCCTTGGCTTCTGGTGCACCACCAATTTCAGGAATTATAGCAGCAATTGTTGGTGGTATAGTAGTTTCTATTATTGGTGGATCTAATGTAACTATTACTGGTCCAGGAAATGGTTTGGTTGTAGTAATTTTAGCTGCAATTACCACTTTAGGAAATGGCGATATGCAACAAGGTTTTTTATATACTTTGGCTGCTGTTGTGGTTTCTGGAATTATTATGATAATTCTTGGTTTTTTAAGAATGGGCTCTTTGGGAGATTTCTTTCCTTCTTCTGCTATTCAAGGAATGTTGGCTGCTATTGGTATAGGTATTTTTGCCAAACAAATTCACGTAATGTTTGGTAATACTACAGCAAAAGGTAGCATTATTGAGTTGCTTTTACAAATACCATCAGGATTCATAAAATTTATAAAAACAGATAGTAATAGTATGTTTTATGCGGGTTTAGTAGGCATATTAAGTCTGTTAATTATGATTTTTTATGGCAAAATTAGAAATCGATATTTAAAACTGATTCCTGCACCCATGTGGATTGTAATTTTAAGTATTGGCTTTTATTCTTATTTCGAATATTTTTCTAATGCTAATTATCCTATTGATAAACATTTATTAATCAATTTGCCTAATGATGTTTTATCAAAATTTGCTTTTCCAGATTTTGGTAAAATCTATGAATTCGATTTTATTAGTGCTGTAATTAGCATAACTTTAGTTGCTAGTATAGAAAGTTTACTAAGTATAAAAGCAGTTGATAAATTAGATACTTTAAAAAGAAGATCTAACGTAAATAAAGATATTAGAGCCTTAGGAATTGCAACTGTAATTAGTGGTTTTTTAGGTGGTTTAAATGTAGTTACTGTTATTGCAAGAAGTTCTGTAAACGTTAATAATAAAGGTAGTAATAGATCTGCAAACTTTTTTCACGCAAGTTTTTTAATCCTTTTTATATTATTATTTGCGGCTCAATTGCGTAAAATTCCATTGCCAGCTTTGGCAGCAATTTTAGTATTTACGGGTTACAAATTAGCATCACCAGAAAACATTATAAAAGTTTTTAAAGTTGGTAAAGAACAATTGGTTATCTTTTTAATTACACTTTTAACTACAATTGCAACGAGTTTAATTTCAGGTATTTTAGTAGGTATTTTTGCTACATTTATTATTCATATTATGATTAATAAAAATGCTGAATTGTTCTTTAAAAACGTAGTAAAACCTAATGTTTTAATGTTTAAAGAAGATGATATTTATTATGTAAGTGTTAAGAATTTTTCAAGTTTTTTAAACTATACAAAATTAAAAAGTAAGCTCAATCAAATTCCGGAAACAGAAGAAGCTATTATCGATTTTTCTATGTGCGATTTTGTTGATGATTCTGTAATGGAAAATATGAGTAATTATGCCGAAAGTTTTACCAGAAAAGGCGGCCATTTTGAGGTTATTGGTTTAGATGATGCAGAATCTAAAAGCAATCATCCTTTTGCTTTGCGTAAAATTATTCCGAAACAAATGAGCTCTTTAAACAAAGTATTTACCAAAAGACAAGGTTCTATAGAGGATATTAGTAAAAAACTGAATTGGCAATATGATGCTTTTTCTGATGTTGAAATGAAAGAGTTACCGAACTTCGGATATTTTAAAACTAGAAAAATACAAAAAGTTTCTAATGTACTTTCTAACAATTCATCCACTATTTTTGATGTACATTTTTCTGAAGGTGAACTAATTGCCAAACGGTTAGTTAAAACCACAATGATGCACATTCATACAAAAAAAGAAATTCCTAATTTTACTTTAGATAAGGAAAATCTATTTGAACATATTTTACATTTTGTGGGTTATGATGATATTGATTTAGACAATCATCCAGATTTTAGTAGACGTTTTTATTTATCAGGAAAAAATGAAAATAAAATAAAAGACTTTTTTACAGATGATTTAATTCTATTTTTCGAAAGTAACCAACAATATCATATTTCAGCAACCGAAAAAGGCCTTTTGGTATTTGGTAGCGAACGTTTAGCAAGTGTAAAAGAAATTAAAGCACTGGCCTATTTTGGTATTGGTTTACAGAAAATTATTGCCTAA